One genomic window of Polaromonas sp. SP1 includes the following:
- the nuoE gene encoding NADH-quinone oxidoreductase subunit NuoE, whose amino-acid sequence MISEQTRVRFDREVAKYPADQKQSAVMACLTILQEEHGYVSAESEKIVAEYLGMAPIAVHEVTTFYNMYNQRPVGKYKLNVCTNLPCQLRDGAKALKHLEHKLGIAMGETSADGLFTLQQSECLGACADSPVMLVNDLTMCSFMSNEKLDQLIEGLKSAEAKQP is encoded by the coding sequence ATGATTTCTGAACAAACCAGAGTGCGGTTCGACCGCGAAGTAGCCAAATACCCGGCTGACCAAAAGCAGTCCGCCGTCATGGCATGCCTCACCATCCTGCAGGAAGAGCATGGGTATGTGAGCGCCGAGAGCGAGAAGATCGTGGCCGAATATCTCGGCATGGCGCCTATCGCTGTGCATGAAGTCACCACCTTCTACAACATGTACAACCAGCGCCCGGTTGGCAAGTACAAGCTCAATGTGTGCACAAACCTGCCTTGCCAGTTGCGTGACGGCGCCAAGGCGCTCAAGCACCTGGAGCACAAGCTGGGCATCGCCATGGGCGAGACCAGCGCCGACGGCCTGTTCACGCTGCAGCAGTCCGAATGCCTGGGCGCCTGTGCGGATTCGCCGGTGATGCTCGTCAACGACCTCACCATGTGCAGCTTCATGAGCAACGAGAAGCTGGACCAGCTCATCGAAGGTCTCAAATCCGCCGAGGCAAAGCAACCATGA
- the nuoF gene encoding NADH-quinone oxidoreductase subunit NuoF: MTLAHLTPHSAAAQSVLSQFAATGVQTCFHGRHINPQILADLDGSNWRLKDYEARGGYQALRKILKQDGGEGMTPDQVIAEVKAGSLRGRGGAGFPTGLKWSFMPRQFPGQKYLVCNSDEGEPGTCKDRDIMQYNPHSVIEGMAIAAYAMGISVGYNYIHGEIFATYQRFEEALEEARAAGLLGDNIFGSGFSFQLHASHGFGAYICGEETALLESLEGKKGQPRFKPPFPASFGLYGKPTTINNTETFAAVPWIIRNGGQAYLECGKPNNGGTKIYSVSGDVELPGNYEVPMGTPFSKLLELAGGVRKGRTLKAVIPGGSSAPVLPASIMMECTMDYDSIAKAGSMLGSGAVIVMDDSRCMVESLKRLSYFYMHESCGQCTPCREGTGWLWRVVDRIHNGHGKQTDMDLLNSVADNIQGRTICALGDAAAMPVRAMIKHFRHEFEAMIKPQVSHAPVQAAAQA, encoded by the coding sequence ATGACGCTCGCACACCTGACCCCTCACAGCGCGGCCGCGCAAAGCGTGCTGTCCCAGTTCGCGGCCACCGGGGTGCAGACCTGCTTCCACGGCCGGCACATCAATCCGCAAATCCTGGCCGACCTCGACGGCAGCAATTGGCGGCTCAAGGATTACGAGGCGCGTGGCGGCTACCAGGCCCTGCGCAAGATCCTCAAGCAGGATGGCGGTGAGGGCATGACGCCCGATCAGGTCATTGCTGAAGTCAAGGCCGGCAGCCTGCGCGGCCGTGGCGGCGCCGGTTTTCCTACCGGCCTCAAGTGGAGCTTCATGCCGCGCCAGTTCCCGGGACAGAAATACCTGGTCTGCAATTCGGACGAGGGTGAGCCGGGCACTTGCAAAGACCGCGACATCATGCAGTACAACCCTCACAGCGTGATCGAAGGCATGGCGATTGCCGCCTATGCCATGGGTATCAGCGTCGGATACAACTACATTCACGGCGAAATCTTTGCGACCTACCAGCGCTTTGAAGAAGCGCTGGAAGAGGCGCGCGCCGCGGGATTGCTGGGCGACAACATTTTCGGCAGCGGCTTCAGCTTTCAGCTCCATGCCTCGCACGGCTTCGGTGCCTACATCTGCGGTGAGGAAACCGCACTGCTCGAATCGCTCGAAGGCAAAAAAGGCCAGCCGCGCTTCAAACCGCCGTTTCCGGCCAGCTTCGGCCTCTACGGCAAGCCCACCACCATCAACAACACCGAGACCTTCGCCGCGGTGCCCTGGATCATCCGCAACGGCGGCCAGGCTTACCTCGAGTGCGGCAAGCCAAATAACGGTGGTACCAAGATTTATTCGGTGTCGGGTGATGTCGAGCTGCCGGGCAACTATGAAGTGCCCATGGGCACGCCGTTCTCCAAGCTGCTGGAACTCGCGGGCGGTGTGCGCAAGGGTCGTACGCTGAAGGCCGTGATTCCCGGCGGCTCCTCGGCCCCAGTACTGCCGGCCTCCATCATGATGGAATGCACCATGGACTACGACTCCATCGCCAAGGCCGGCTCCATGCTGGGTTCGGGTGCTGTGATCGTTATGGACGACAGCCGTTGCATGGTCGAGTCGCTCAAGCGCCTGTCTTATTTTTATATGCACGAATCCTGCGGCCAGTGCACGCCCTGCCGCGAAGGCACGGGCTGGCTCTGGCGTGTCGTAGACCGTATCCACAACGGCCACGGCAAGCAGACCGATATGGACCTGCTGAACTCGGTGGCCGACAACATCCAGGGCCGCACTATCTGCGCGCTTGGCGATGCCGCGGCCATGCCTGTGCGCGCGATGATCAAACACTTCCGTCACGAGTTTGAAGCCATGATCAAACCACAAGTCTCCCACGCCCCGGTTCAGGCTGCTGCTCAGGCCTAA
- the nuoG gene encoding NADH-quinone oxidoreductase subunit NuoG — translation MVEIELDGQKVEVLEGSTVMHAAEKAGTYIPHFCYHKKLSIAANCRMCLVDVEKAPKPMPACATPVTQGMIVRTKNDKAIKAQKGVMEFLLINHPLDCPICDQGGECQLQDLAVGYGGSESRYEEEKRVVFHKDVGPLISMQEMSRCIHCTRCVRFGQEVAGVMELGMSHRGEHAEIETFVGMSVDSELSGNMIDICPVGALTSKPFRYSARTWELSRRKSVSPHDSTGANLIVQVKSNKVMRVVPLENEDVNECWIADRDRFSYEALNGDERLTSPMLKQGGEWKTVDWQTALEYVANGLKQIKADHGANSIGTLASPHSTLEELYLAASLMRGLGSENIDYRLRNAEFATPSAIRWLGTSIASLSQLQRVLVVGSNLRKDHPLFAQRIRQSLRKGGALSTINSAIELASPDAWAMPVANTLLAAPEAWAQALADVATAIAADKGVPAPAAGQASDAAKAIAKSLQGGERKAILLGNAAAHHAKASSLLALANWIGEQTGATVGYLTEAANTVGAQLAGALPAGKGLNAGQMLDGQLKAVILLNNEPEFDSAAGARAKASLNTAQMVVTLSPFKANMGFSDVLLPIAPFTETPGTFVNAEGRVQGFHAVVKPLGDTRPAWKVLRVLANLLGLPGFDFESSQDVLKQIGDADAAQLPPGKLGNGIQTGIELSATPAHAPAVASIYQLDGLVRRATSLQLTADARRSAGVEAKLEGVVA, via the coding sequence ATGGTTGAAATAGAACTCGACGGCCAGAAGGTGGAAGTGCTTGAAGGAAGCACGGTGATGCATGCGGCCGAAAAAGCCGGCACCTACATTCCGCACTTCTGTTATCACAAGAAACTCAGCATTGCCGCCAACTGCCGCATGTGCCTGGTCGACGTGGAGAAAGCGCCCAAGCCCATGCCGGCCTGCGCCACGCCTGTCACCCAAGGCATGATCGTGCGCACCAAGAACGACAAAGCCATCAAGGCCCAGAAGGGCGTGATGGAGTTCCTGCTGATCAACCACCCGCTGGATTGCCCGATTTGCGACCAGGGCGGTGAATGCCAACTGCAGGATTTGGCAGTGGGTTATGGCGGCAGCGAATCGCGTTACGAAGAAGAAAAGCGCGTCGTCTTCCACAAGGACGTCGGCCCGCTGATATCCATGCAGGAAATGAGCCGTTGCATCCATTGCACCCGCTGCGTGCGTTTCGGCCAGGAAGTGGCCGGCGTGATGGAACTCGGCATGTCGCATCGCGGCGAGCACGCCGAGATCGAAACCTTCGTGGGCATGTCGGTGGACTCCGAACTGTCCGGCAACATGATTGACATCTGCCCAGTTGGCGCACTGACCAGCAAACCTTTCCGTTACTCCGCCCGCACGTGGGAGCTCTCGCGCCGCAAGTCGGTCAGCCCGCACGACTCGACCGGCGCCAACCTGATCGTTCAGGTCAAGAGCAACAAGGTCATGCGCGTCGTGCCCCTGGAGAATGAAGACGTCAACGAATGCTGGATTGCTGACCGCGACCGTTTTTCATACGAAGCGCTCAACGGCGACGAACGCCTGACCAGCCCCATGCTCAAGCAGGGCGGCGAATGGAAAACGGTCGACTGGCAGACTGCACTTGAATATGTGGCCAACGGCCTCAAGCAGATCAAAGCCGACCATGGAGCCAACAGCATCGGCACACTGGCCAGTCCGCACAGTACCCTGGAAGAGCTCTATTTGGCCGCGTCATTGATGCGCGGATTGGGCAGCGAGAACATCGACTATCGCCTGCGCAACGCGGAATTCGCTACGCCGTCGGCCATCCGCTGGCTGGGCACTTCTATCGCATCTCTGTCGCAGTTGCAGCGCGTGCTGGTGGTCGGATCCAACCTGCGCAAGGACCATCCTCTCTTTGCACAGCGCATTCGCCAGTCCTTGCGCAAGGGCGGGGCGCTCAGCACCATCAACTCTGCCATTGAGCTGGCAAGCCCGGACGCCTGGGCCATGCCGGTCGCCAATACGTTGCTGGCAGCGCCTGAGGCTTGGGCCCAAGCCTTGGCTGATGTGGCAACAGCTATCGCGGCTGACAAGGGCGTTCCTGCGCCGGCCGCCGGCCAAGCTAGCGATGCTGCCAAGGCGATCGCCAAGTCTCTGCAGGGCGGCGAGCGCAAAGCGATTTTGCTGGGCAATGCCGCAGCCCATCATGCCAAGGCCTCCAGCTTGCTGGCGCTCGCCAACTGGATAGGCGAGCAGACCGGCGCGACCGTTGGCTACCTTACCGAGGCCGCCAATACCGTTGGGGCTCAACTGGCCGGTGCGTTGCCTGCTGGCAAGGGGCTCAATGCTGGCCAGATGCTGGACGGCCAGCTCAAGGCGGTGATCCTGCTCAACAACGAACCTGAGTTTGATTCCGCTGCGGGCGCTCGGGCGAAAGCCTCGCTCAATACCGCACAAATGGTCGTGACGCTAAGTCCCTTCAAGGCCAACATGGGCTTTAGCGATGTGTTGCTGCCAATCGCGCCTTTTACCGAGACCCCGGGGACCTTTGTGAACGCCGAAGGCCGGGTGCAAGGCTTTCACGCCGTCGTCAAACCGTTGGGCGATACGCGGCCTGCCTGGAAGGTATTGCGTGTGCTTGCCAACCTGTTGGGCTTGCCTGGTTTTGATTTCGAGTCGTCGCAAGATGTACTCAAACAGATCGGCGATGCTGATGCTGCGCAACTTCCGCCGGGCAAACTGGGCAACGGTATCCAGACCGGCATCGAACTTTCTGCGACTCCTGCTCATGCACCTGCTGTGGCCAGTATTTACCAGTTAGACGGACTGGTCAGGCGTGCGACATCGTTACAGCTGACGGCGGATGCCCGTCGCAGTGCCGGCGTTGAAGCAAAGCTTGAAGGGGTGGTCGCATGA
- the nuoH gene encoding NADH-quinone oxidoreductase subunit NuoH, which translates to MIDGIYVFGQGLMGGIWPATIWPVLWTLIKIVCVLAPLMGLVAYLTLWERKAIGFTQIRLGPNRVGPFGLLQPIADALKLLTKEIIIPTAASKGLFVLGPIMTIMPALAAWAVIPFGPEIALANINAGLLFLMAITSLEVYGVIIAGWASNSKYAFLGAMRASAQMVSYEIAMGFCLVVVLMVSGSLNMTDIVMSQGKGTLASHGWTFLSWNWLPLLPIFVVYFISGLAETNRHPFDVVEGESEIVAGHMVEYSGMAFAMFFLAEYANMWLVAILAVLLFLGGWLPPVEALSFIPGWIWLGAKTFVVVTMFLWVRATFPRFRYDQIMRLGWKIFIPVTLVWLVVVGAWMQTPYNIWK; encoded by the coding sequence ATGATTGACGGAATCTACGTCTTCGGCCAAGGATTGATGGGCGGTATTTGGCCGGCGACGATTTGGCCCGTGCTGTGGACTCTCATCAAGATTGTCTGTGTCCTGGCGCCGCTGATGGGACTGGTGGCTTACCTCACACTATGGGAGCGCAAGGCCATTGGGTTCACCCAAATTCGCCTCGGCCCTAACCGCGTCGGGCCTTTTGGCTTGCTCCAACCGATCGCCGACGCGCTCAAGCTGCTGACCAAGGAGATCATCATCCCCACGGCGGCGAGCAAGGGCTTGTTCGTCCTCGGTCCCATCATGACCATCATGCCGGCACTGGCCGCCTGGGCCGTGATTCCTTTCGGGCCTGAGATCGCGCTGGCCAACATCAATGCCGGCTTGCTGTTCCTCATGGCCATCACGTCGCTGGAAGTTTATGGCGTGATCATTGCGGGTTGGGCCTCCAACTCCAAATACGCCTTCCTGGGCGCTATGCGCGCATCGGCGCAAATGGTGAGCTACGAAATCGCCATGGGCTTCTGCTTGGTGGTGGTGCTCATGGTGTCGGGCAGCCTCAACATGACAGATATCGTGATGAGCCAGGGTAAGGGTACTTTGGCGAGCCATGGCTGGACTTTCCTGTCCTGGAACTGGCTGCCGCTGCTGCCGATTTTTGTTGTGTACTTCATCTCCGGCCTTGCCGAGACTAACCGTCACCCGTTTGACGTGGTCGAAGGCGAGTCTGAAATCGTGGCCGGGCACATGGTCGAATATTCGGGCATGGCCTTCGCAATGTTCTTCCTGGCTGAATACGCGAACATGTGGCTGGTAGCGATCCTCGCTGTGCTGCTGTTCCTTGGCGGCTGGTTGCCGCCTGTCGAAGCCCTGAGTTTCATCCCGGGCTGGATCTGGCTGGGTGCGAAGACCTTTGTGGTCGTCACCATGTTCCTGTGGGTTCGCGCCACTTTCCCGCGTTTTCGTTATGACCAGATCATGCGTTTGGGCTGGAAGATCTTCATCCCTGTCACGCTTGTCTGGCTGGTGGTCGTTGGGGCCTGGATGCAGACCCCTTACAACATCTGGAAATAA
- the nuoI gene encoding NADH-quinone oxidoreductase subunit NuoI, protein MSSAVASVKDFVSSFMLTELFKGMALTGKYMFSRKITVQFPEEKTPLSPRFRGLHALRRYENGEERCIACKLCEAVCPAMAITIESDVREDGSRRTSRYDIDLTKCIFCGFCEESCPVDSIVETHIFEYHGEKRGDLYFTKEMLLAVGDRYESEIAANRAADAKYR, encoded by the coding sequence ATGTCTTCCGCAGTAGCTTCCGTCAAGGATTTTGTTTCGAGCTTCATGCTCACCGAGTTGTTCAAGGGCATGGCCTTGACCGGCAAGTACATGTTCAGCCGCAAGATCACGGTTCAGTTCCCCGAGGAAAAAACGCCGTTGAGCCCGCGCTTTCGCGGTCTGCACGCGCTGCGCCGTTATGAAAATGGCGAAGAGCGATGCATCGCCTGCAAATTGTGCGAAGCGGTGTGCCCGGCGATGGCGATCACCATCGAATCCGATGTGCGCGAAGACGGCAGCCGCCGTACCTCTCGCTACGACATCGATTTGACCAAATGCATCTTCTGCGGTTTCTGCGAGGAAAGCTGCCCGGTGGATTCAATTGTTGAAACCCATATTTTTGAGTATCACGGCGAAAAACGTGGTGACCTGTATTTCACCAAAGAGATGCTGCTGGCCGTGGGCGACCGTTATGAGTCGGAAATTGCCGCCAACCGTGCGGCAGATGCCAAGTACCGCTGA
- a CDS encoding NADH-quinone oxidoreductase subunit J, with product MDAKTGLFYVFAAVLLFAAFKVITARNPVHAALYLVLAFFQASAVWILLKAEFLAITLVLVYVGAVMVLFLFVVMMLDINIDSVRKGFWKHFPLAGSVGAIIALEMSYVLMGGFREPPKTSGVAGQIGAQVSNTKELGKLLYSEYIYPLEVAAVILLVAIIAAIALTLRARKDSKYQNPSEQIRVKRADRVSLVKMKSVVAAPVIAAAEAPAEEKKS from the coding sequence ATGGACGCTAAAACAGGTCTTTTTTATGTTTTCGCTGCGGTGCTGCTGTTTGCAGCATTCAAGGTGATTACCGCGCGCAACCCGGTGCATGCGGCGCTTTACCTCGTGCTGGCTTTTTTCCAGGCATCCGCTGTCTGGATTCTGCTCAAGGCCGAGTTTCTGGCCATCACTCTGGTGCTGGTCTATGTGGGCGCCGTGATGGTGCTATTTCTCTTCGTGGTGATGATGCTGGACATCAATATCGATAGCGTGCGAAAAGGCTTCTGGAAGCATTTTCCGCTTGCCGGATCTGTGGGCGCCATCATCGCACTTGAAATGTCTTATGTTCTGATGGGTGGTTTCCGTGAGCCTCCTAAGACTTCGGGCGTCGCCGGCCAGATCGGCGCACAGGTTTCCAATACCAAAGAGCTCGGCAAGCTGCTGTACTCCGAATATATCTATCCGCTGGAAGTCGCCGCTGTGATTTTGCTGGTGGCCATCATTGCCGCCATCGCATTGACTTTGCGAGCACGCAAAGACTCCAAATACCAGAACCCTTCAGAACAAATCCGGGTCAAGCGCGCAGATCGTGTGAGCCTGGTCAAGATGAAATCAGTCGTCGCTGCGCCGGTTATTGCCGCAGCCGAAGCACCCGCCGAGGAAAAGAAATCATGA
- the nuoK gene encoding NADH-quinone oxidoreductase subunit NuoK, whose protein sequence is MTLTLGHFLSLGAMLFALSVIGIFLNRKNLIVLLMAIELMLLAVNMNFVAFSYYLNDMAGQVFVFFILTVAAAESAIGLAILVLLFRNKSSINVDELNTLQG, encoded by the coding sequence ATGACGCTCACCCTCGGACATTTTCTTTCGCTGGGCGCGATGCTTTTCGCGCTATCGGTCATCGGTATTTTCCTGAATCGCAAAAACCTGATCGTCCTGCTCATGGCCATTGAGCTCATGCTGCTGGCGGTCAACATGAATTTTGTGGCCTTCTCTTACTATCTGAACGATATGGCCGGACAGGTATTTGTGTTCTTTATTCTGACCGTCGCCGCAGCCGAGTCGGCTATCGGCCTGGCCATCCTGGTGCTGCTGTTCCGCAACAAATCCAGTATCAACGTAGACGAACTCAACACGCTCCAGGGCTAA
- the nuoL gene encoding NADH-quinone oxidoreductase subunit L encodes MSQTLSASALLAVPLAPLAGAVAAGILGTSFGGNWIGRRLSHTLTILGVLVAFIISAMTLKSVAIDGARFNETLYTWMSVGGLKMEVGFLVDGLTAMMMCVVTFVSLMVHIYTIGYMEEDEGYNRFFAYISLFTFSMLMLVMSNNMLQLFFGWEAVGLVSYLLIGFWFNKPTAIFANMKAFLVNRVGDFGFILGIGLIAAYAGTLNYGEAFAKADELSKLTLPGTGWMLVTVICICLFIGAMGKSAQFPLHVWLPDSMEGPTPISALIHAATMVTAGIFMVARMSPLFELSDTALSFIMVIGAITALFMGFLGIIQNDIKRVVAYSTLSQLGYMTVALGASAYSVAVFHLMTHAFFKALLFLAAGSVIIGMHHNQDIRWMGGVRKYMPITWITSLLGTLALIGTPLFAGFYSKDSIIEAVHESHLAGAGFAYFAVLAGVFVTAFYSFRLYFLVFHGKERFDQNPDAHHHGHDDHGHHDEHHEPHESPWVVTVPLILLAIPSVVIGFMTIEPMLYGEFFKDSILVNLEKHPAMEELAKLFHGPAQMALHGLTAAPFWLALSGSVLAWYMYMVNPALPAAIKRMFMPVFTLLENKYYLDWFNENVLARGTRALGTALWKGGDQKLIDGALVNGSWKLVGWVSSVVRRLQSGYIYHYAFGMIIGVFVLMTYFVWLNR; translated from the coding sequence ATGAGTCAAACCCTTTCCGCATCGGCCCTGCTGGCCGTCCCGCTGGCGCCGCTGGCCGGCGCCGTGGCGGCCGGTATCCTTGGTACCTCGTTCGGCGGCAACTGGATAGGCCGGCGCCTGTCGCACACGCTCACCATTCTGGGTGTGCTGGTGGCGTTCATCATCTCGGCCATGACGCTCAAGAGCGTGGCAATTGATGGCGCGCGCTTCAACGAGACGCTCTATACCTGGATGAGCGTCGGTGGCTTGAAGATGGAAGTCGGATTCCTGGTCGACGGCCTCACGGCCATGATGATGTGTGTGGTGACTTTTGTCTCCCTCATGGTGCATATCTACACCATCGGCTATATGGAGGAGGACGAGGGCTACAACCGCTTTTTCGCCTACATTTCGCTGTTCACTTTCTCCATGTTGATGCTGGTGATGAGCAACAACATGCTGCAGCTGTTCTTCGGCTGGGAGGCCGTCGGCCTGGTGTCCTACCTGCTGATCGGTTTCTGGTTCAACAAGCCGACCGCCATTTTCGCGAACATGAAAGCCTTCCTCGTCAACCGTGTGGGTGACTTCGGCTTCATACTTGGCATTGGCCTGATTGCCGCCTACGCCGGCACACTGAACTACGGCGAGGCTTTTGCCAAGGCTGACGAACTCTCCAAACTGACACTTCCGGGTACCGGCTGGATGCTGGTGACCGTGATCTGCATTTGCCTCTTCATCGGCGCCATGGGCAAGTCCGCGCAATTCCCGTTGCACGTGTGGCTGCCGGATTCCATGGAGGGCCCAACCCCGATCTCTGCGCTGATTCACGCGGCAACCATGGTGACCGCCGGCATCTTCATGGTGGCACGCATGTCGCCCTTGTTTGAACTCAGCGACACCGCGCTCAGCTTCATCATGGTGATAGGCGCCATCACTGCCTTGTTCATGGGCTTTCTGGGCATCATCCAGAACGACATCAAGCGCGTTGTCGCGTATTCCACGCTGTCGCAGCTGGGCTATATGACAGTGGCGCTGGGCGCTTCGGCCTATTCAGTGGCTGTTTTTCACCTGATGACGCATGCCTTTTTCAAGGCGCTGCTGTTCCTGGCTGCAGGCTCGGTCATCATCGGGATGCATCACAACCAGGATATCCGCTGGATGGGCGGCGTACGCAAGTACATGCCGATCACCTGGATCACCTCGCTGCTGGGCACGCTGGCTTTGATCGGCACGCCTTTGTTCGCAGGCTTTTATTCCAAAGACAGCATTATTGAAGCTGTGCACGAAAGCCATCTGGCGGGAGCCGGGTTTGCCTATTTCGCGGTGCTGGCAGGCGTTTTTGTGACGGCTTTTTACTCGTTCCGCCTGTATTTCCTGGTGTTCCATGGCAAGGAGCGCTTTGATCAAAACCCCGATGCACATCATCATGGCCACGACGACCATGGTCACCATGACGAGCACCATGAACCGCACGAATCCCCCTGGGTTGTGACGGTGCCGCTGATCCTGTTGGCAATTCCGTCCGTGGTCATCGGTTTCATGACCATTGAACCCATGCTGTACGGCGAGTTTTTCAAGGATTCGATTCTGGTGAATCTGGAGAAGCATCCCGCGATGGAAGAGCTGGCCAAGTTGTTCCATGGGCCCGCCCAGATGGCCTTGCACGGCCTTACCGCTGCGCCGTTCTGGCTGGCTTTGTCGGGCTCCGTACTGGCGTGGTACATGTACATGGTCAACCCGGCTCTGCCGGCTGCGATCAAACGCATGTTCATGCCGGTCTTCACCTTGCTCGAGAACAAGTATTACCTCGACTGGTTCAATGAAAACGTGCTCGCGCGCGGCACACGTGCGCTGGGCACCGCACTGTGGAAGGGTGGCGACCAGAAGCTGATCGACGGCGCGCTGGTGAACGGCTCCTGGAAGCTGGTTGGCTGGGTTTCAAGTGTTGTGAGACGGTTGCAGTCCGGCTACATCTATCACTATGCCTTCGGCATGATCATTGGCGTTTTTGTGTTGATGACGTATTTCGTCTGGCTCAACCGCTGA
- a CDS encoding NADH-quinone oxidoreductase subunit M — protein sequence MGLLSLAIWTPIVFGVVLLALGRDEQARSVRWIALIGAVVSLLVTLPLYGGFELGTSAMQFVEKGSWIQRFNVNYHLGVDGISLWFVLLTAFINVVVIIASWEAITTRVNQYMASFLILSGLMIGVFTALDGILFYVFFEATLIPMYLIIGIWGGPNKIYAAFKFFLYTLLGSLLMLVALIFLYNKSGGSFDILTWHKLPLGSTVQTLLFFAFFAAFAVKVPMWPVHTWLPDVHVEAPTGGSAVLAAIMLKLGAYGFLRFSMPIAPDASHEWAWLMIALSLIAVVYVGLVALVQQDMKKLVAYSSVAHMGFVTLGFFIFNDLGVSGGLVQMIAHGFVSGAMFLCIGVLYDRVHSREIASYGGVVNTMPKFAAFALLFAMANCGLPATAGFVGEWMVILGAVKYNFWIGGAAATALIFGAAYTLWMYKRVYLGPVANDDVKALADINSREFLMLAMLAIAVLYMGIYPKPFTDVMNTSVADLLKHVAVSKLN from the coding sequence ATGGGTTTGTTGAGTCTTGCGATCTGGACACCGATTGTTTTCGGGGTGGTCCTGCTGGCTTTGGGCCGTGACGAGCAGGCGCGCAGCGTTCGCTGGATTGCGCTGATCGGTGCGGTGGTCAGCCTTTTGGTGACGCTGCCTTTGTACGGCGGCTTCGAGCTGGGCACCTCGGCCATGCAATTTGTGGAAAAGGGCAGCTGGATCCAGCGCTTTAATGTTAATTACCACCTGGGTGTCGACGGTATTTCCCTTTGGTTCGTGTTGTTGACCGCTTTCATTAATGTGGTGGTCATCATCGCCAGTTGGGAAGCCATCACGACGCGGGTGAATCAGTACATGGCGTCGTTCCTGATTCTCAGCGGGTTGATGATCGGTGTGTTCACGGCGCTCGACGGAATCTTGTTTTACGTGTTCTTCGAGGCCACGCTGATCCCGATGTATCTGATTATCGGCATCTGGGGTGGGCCTAACAAGATTTATGCGGCGTTCAAGTTTTTCCTTTACACGCTGCTCGGCTCGTTGCTGATGCTGGTCGCGTTAATTTTTCTCTACAACAAATCGGGCGGAAGCTTCGACATCCTGACCTGGCACAAGCTGCCTTTGGGAAGCACGGTGCAGACACTGTTGTTCTTCGCTTTCTTTGCGGCCTTCGCGGTGAAAGTGCCTATGTGGCCGGTACACACCTGGCTGCCCGACGTGCACGTTGAGGCTCCAACTGGTGGTTCAGCTGTTCTGGCCGCCATCATGCTGAAGCTGGGCGCTTATGGTTTCCTGCGCTTTTCCATGCCGATCGCTCCGGATGCATCGCATGAGTGGGCCTGGCTGATGATCGCGCTGTCGTTGATTGCTGTCGTCTATGTGGGCTTGGTTGCTCTCGTGCAGCAGGACATGAAAAAACTGGTGGCCTATTCGTCGGTGGCTCACATGGGTTTTGTCACTCTCGGCTTCTTTATCTTCAATGATCTGGGTGTATCGGGCGGCCTGGTGCAAATGATTGCCCACGGCTTTGTTTCAGGCGCTATGTTCCTGTGCATCGGCGTACTGTACGACCGTGTCCATTCGCGCGAAATCGCCAGCTACGGCGGCGTGGTGAACACCATGCCCAAGTTTGCGGCCTTTGCACTGCTGTTTGCCATGGCTAACTGCGGTCTGCCGGCCACGGCTGGTTTCGTGGGCGAGTGGATGGTGATTCTGGGGGCCGTCAAATACAACTTCTGGATAGGCGGCGCGGCGGCGACAGCACTTATTTTTGGTGCAGCCTATACCTTGTGGATGTACAAGCGCGTCTACCTTGGTCCTGTGGCGAATGACGATGTCAAGGCACTTGCCGACATCAACAGCCGCGAGTTTCTAATGCTTGCAATGCTGGCCATTGCCGTTCTGTACATGGGCATTTATCCAAAGCCGTTTACGGATGTGATGAATACCTCGGTGGCGGACCTGCTCAAGCATGTCGCAGTCTCCAAGCTGAACTGA